From the genome of Papaver somniferum cultivar HN1 chromosome 2, ASM357369v1, whole genome shotgun sequence, one region includes:
- the LOC113348566 gene encoding probable F-box protein At4g22030: MATLQVVSNLLCSSHSSSTVSQSRKGVQAALQFPKLNNIRKPYDLNLPSLTTKNSEPMTNITQQIMKTFINSPGHGASPTLSPTLSPTTLAGELYMIMEAIAERIEMHQNIGEQRNNWNTLLLNSINAITIAAATMTGLGSTGVVGSSSSLLALQVTSTLLYTAATGMLVVMNTIQPSQLAEEQRNATRLFRQLHEQIKTKLSLSRTPITQRDVNQAMKKVLALDKAYPLPLLGGVMIEKFPKNVEPANWWPEQSPKQETQVINNGKVGNNGWSSKLEKEMRGIVELLRTRDTEEYIRLSNMMLKINKTLAIAGPLLTGLGALGAAFAGSSSNGSLALLVGVTAGAMATVVNTMEHGGQIGMIFEMYRASAGSFQLLEETIESTLEEPQVEKREHGKLFEMKVALQLGRSLSDLRHFSGSLSPSRPVTKEFASKLF; this comes from the coding sequence ATGGCAACCCTTCAAGTAGTTTCAAATCTCTTGTGTTCTTCTCACTCTTCATCCACTGTTTCACAGTCACGAAAAGGTGTTCAGGCTGCACttcaatttccaaaactgaataatATTAGAAAACCTTATGATCTTAACCTTCCCAGCTTAACAACTAAAAATTCAGAACCCATGACAAACATTACCCAACAAATCATGAAAACCTTTATTAATAGCCCTGGACATGGTGCCAGTCCAACTCTTAGTCCAACTCTCAGTCCGACGACGTTGGCTGGAGAGCTTTATATGATTATGGAAGCTATTGCTGAGAGAATTGAGATGCATCAAAATATAGGAGAACAAAGAAACAACTGGAATACACTTCTTCTCAACTCAATCAATGCTATCACTATTGCTGCTGCAACCATGACAGGACTCGGATCAACCGGTGTAGTTGGATCTTCGTCATCTCTTTTGGCTCTCCAGGTTACATCTACTCTATTGTATACAGCAGCAACAGGGATGTTAGTGGTGATGAACACAATCCAACCTTCACAACTTGCTGAAGAACAACGAAACGCTACAAGATTGTTCAGACAACTTCACGAACAGATCAAAACTAAACTTTCTCTTAGTCGTACTCCTATTACTCAAAGGGATGTCAACCAAGCGATGAAGAAGGTTTTGGCACTTGATAAAGCCTACCCACTTCCACTGCTTGGAGGTGTAATGATTGAAAAGTTCCCAAAGAACGTCGAGCCAGCAAACTGGTGGCCAGAACAAAGTCCAAAACAAGAAACACAGGTCATTAATAACGGTAAAGTAGGAAATAATGGTTGGAGTAGTAAGCTTGAGAAAGAAATGAGAGgcatagttgaactgttgagaaCAAGAGATACTGAAGAATACATAAGACTAAGCAACATGATGCTGAAAATCAACAAGACTCTAGCAATTGCTGGTCCATTGCTAACAGGACTTGGTGCTTTAGGTGCAGCTTTTGCTGGATCATCATCTAATGGGTCACTTGCTTTGTTGGTTGGTGTCACTGCTGGAGCAATGGCGACCGTTGTGAACACAATGGAACACGGTGGACAAATCGGAATGATTTTCGAAATGTATCGAGCTTCTGCCGGTTCATTTCAATTGCTGGAAGAGACAATAGAGTCTACATTAGAGGAACCACAGGTGGAAAAGAGAGAGCATGGAAAATTGTTTGAAATGAAGGTGGCTTTACAGTTAGGCAGAAGCTTATCTGACCTCAGACACTTTTCTGGATCATTATCACCATCAAGGCCAGTAACTAAGGAATTTGCCAGCAAGCTTTTCTAG
- the LOC113348567 gene encoding condensin complex subunit 2-like has product MGEFLSPNQMGKQKALLSSRIQPPTSPFFLGSNDDQLERAQARAARAKAIRRKSTTSFTPYPPPSSDPCFSKEQIAALFQNCIKLASENKINQKNTWELTLIDHLSELIKVEAEDDVETNFQKASCTLEAGVKIYALRVDSVHSEAYKVLGGINRAGREDEQETIGGAECINGEHDEGRAKKDTDKKMSPISTLESSFESLNVKKFDAAFAVDPLYHQTSAQFDEGGAKGLLLTNLGVYGDCRVVFDSLEAPGKCRPREPQSDKSEVIDISFARESIEQMAINMSTSSEISPSLRIIINQFDETNQRPSDTFSAGLETTEQSDTFADNQADMDDDAHCEGWSFDHDDQASVIDENSNNMDQNFPSHQEEGDSFPFQEPEMADRFEKVSDFLLLGLGFTSNQNAWAGPEHWKFRKAKATGDVPVAENAEATTKRPNRKKQAESDIDFTKSLEKEIPDLFAAPKNPKSLLLRANRDRCNTTLPEDCHYQPEDLVKLFLLPNVMCLGKRARKMPDESRCDGDFEPGAPWDNESVLSDHFDDGNVHSDVEDSSTLVSQPRQVNKIEVQYDKTAKQVDVHVLKGTLWDHMQESVEVTEMESAAAVSFKHLLSSFPDDCRAAAREDISPHLCFICLLHLANEHGLRILDNPNLDDLQIQFPAC; this is encoded by the exons ATGGGGGAATTTCTAAGCCCTAATCAGATGGGAAAGCAGAAAGCTCTACTGTCTTCCCGAATCCAACCTCCGACAAGTCCTTTCTTCTTAGGTTCAAATGATGATCAATTAGAAAGAGCACAAGCGCGAGCAGCCCGTGCTAAAGCTATTCGTCGCAAATCTACAACGAGTTTTACTCCGTATCCTCCACCGTCTTCTGATCCTTGTTTTAGTAAAGAGCAAATTGCAGCACTCTTTCAGAATTGTATCAAACTCGCCAGTGAAAAT AAAATTAACCAGAAGAATACTTGGGAGCTAACCCTTATTGACCATTTAAGTGAGCTCATTAAAGTTGAAGCAGAAGATGATGTTGAGACCAATTTTCAGAAG GCAAGTTGCACTTTGGAAGCAGGGGTTAAGATTTATGCACTTCGAGTTGATTCTGTGCATTCAGAGGCATATAAGGTACTTGGTGGAATCAATAGAGCTGGTCGTGAAGACGAACAAG AAACTATTGGCGGTGCTGAGTGCATTAACGGCGAACATGACGAAGGGCGTGCTAAGAAGGATACAGATAAAAAG ATGTCACCCATCTCAACTCTGGAGTCATCTTTTGAGTCTCTCAATGTAAAGAAGTTCGATG CTGCATTTGCAGTGGATCCTTTGTACCATCAAACATCTGCACAATTTGATGAAGGTGGGGCTAAAGGTCTCTTATTGACTAACCTTGGAGTATATGGAGACTGTCGCGTGGTTTTCGATTCCCTGGAAGCACCAGGAAAATGTAGGCCACGTGAACCTCAAAGTGATAAATCAGAGGTGATCGATATTTCCTTTGCAAGAG AATCAATCGAGCAGATGGCAATTAATATGTCCACCAGTTCCGAAATTTCCCCTAGTTTAAGGATCATAATAAATCAGTTTGATGAAACTAACCAAAGGCCATCTGATACATTTTCTGCTGGACTTGAAACGACGGAACAATCTGATACATTTGCTGACAACCAAGCTGACATGGATGATGATGCACATTGTGAGGGATGGAGTTTTGACCATGATGATCAGGCAAGCGTAATTGATGAAAACTCCAATAATATGGATCAGAATTTTCCAAGTCATCAAGAG GAGGGCGATTCATTCCCATTCCAAGAACCGGAAATGGCTGACAGATTTGAGAAAGTTTCTGATTTTTTGTTGCTCGGGTTGGGTTTTACATCAAATCAAAATGCTTGGGCTGGTCCCGAACATTGGAAGTTTCGGAAAGCTAAAG CTACAGGGGACGTCCCTGTTGCGGAAAATGCAGAAGCGACTACCAAAAGGCCAAACAGGAAAAAACAGGCAGAATCTGATATAGATTTCACAAAATCTCTGGAAAAGGAAATTCCCGATCTCTTTGCTGCTCCCAAAAATCCTAAATCACTACTGCTACGGGCAAATCGAGATCGTTGTAATACCACTCTTCCAGAAGATTGCCATTATCAACCTGAGGATCTTGTTAAGTTGTTTCTTCTTCCTAATGTTATG TGCCTTGGGAAAAGAGCAAGGAAAATGCCAG ATGAATCAAGGTGTGATGGTGATTTTGAACCAGGCGCGCCATGGGACAATGAAAGTGTGTTAAGTGACCACTTTGATGATGGAAATGTTCACAGTGATGTGGAAGACTCAAGCACGCTTGTTTCTCAACCTCGCCAG GTAAACAAAATTGAAGTTCAGTATGACAAAACTGCAAAACAAGTTGATGTTCACGTGTTGAAAGGAACGCTCTGGGATCATATGCAAGAATCTGTTGAAGTGACTGAAATG gagAGTGCTGCTGCAGTATCTTTCAAGCATCTCTTATCCAGCTTTCCCGATGATTGCCGAGCAGCTGCACGTGAGGATATCTCACCCCATCTCTGTTTTATATGCCTCTTGCATTTGGCTAATGAGCACGGCTTGCGCATTCTTGACAACCCCAACTTGGATGATCTCCAAATACAATTTCCTGCATGCTGA